The genomic stretch ATGGGCGAGACCGCGACGACCGGCGCGCGGGCGGCGCAGATCGCGTCGCGGACGCCCGGCACCGCCAGCACCGGCGCGATGCTCGCGGGCGGGCTGCTGGGGGCGAGCACGATGAGGTCGGCGCCGGCGATCGCGTCGAGAACGCCGGGCGCCGGCCTGGCGGCGTCCGCGCCGTCGTAGACCACGGCCCGGACCGGCGGCCGGACCTGCTCGCGCACGAGGAACTCCTCGTAGTGCAGCCGCCTCCCGTCGGCGGTCTCGATCGTCGTGACGACCTCCTGCTCGGTCGCCGGCAGCACGCGCGCCGCCACGCCCATCGCCGCGGCCAGGCGCGCCGTCACCTCCGCCAGGCCGGCGCCGTCGCGCAGCAGCTCCGTGCGCAGCAGGTGCGTGGCGAGGTCGCGGTCGCCGAGGTTGAACCAGACCTCCTCGCCGAGCGCTCGCAGCTCCTCCATGCAGCGGAACGTCTCGTCGCGCAGCCCCCACCCGCGCTCCACGTCCTGGCGGTCCGACAGCGCATAGAGCGTCGTGTCGAGGTCCGGGCAGATCCGCAGCCCGCGGTGCCAGATGTCGTCGCCCGTGTTGACGACGAGCGTGAGCCGTGACGGGTCGGTCGCCGCCGCCAGGACCCGCCACAGCCGCGACGCCCCGATGCCGCCGCCGATGCCGACGATCGCCGTCACGGAGCAAGCATATGGCGCCGCGCAGCGGGCGCCGGACGGCCACTGTGTACTCCTCCAAGCGGCGTCCGCGACGGCCTGTGCGGCCCTCCGGGGCCCTGCGATAGTCGCCCTCCATGGCGCGCGCACAAGGTCCCATCGAGCAGCTCATCCGCACGCGGGTCGCAGACCATCCGGACGCCACGTGGCTGAAGTGGAAGGACGAGGAGTTCTCCTGGGCGCAGGTGCTCTCGCACAGCCAGCGCGCGGCCAACGGGCTCCTCGAGCTCGGCGTGCGCCCCGGAGAGCGGGTGGCGCTGATGATGGCCAACCGCCCCGAGTTCCTGTGGGTGCACTTCGGCATCCTGCTCATCGGCGCGCACTCCGTGCCGGTGAACATCTCCCAGCGCGGCAGGACGCTCGCCTACATCCTCGCCGACTGCGATGCGACCGCGGTCGTCTTCCAGGAGGACCTGCGCGAGGCGGTGCTCGGCGTGCGCGACGAGGTGCCGACGCTGCGCCATCTCGTCGTGGCCGACGGGCCGGTGGGCGGCGGCGTCGACTGGGACCTCGAGCGGCTGCTGTCGGCCGACGACCGCGAGCCGGACGTCGATGTCGAGGAGGGCGCCACCGGCGGCGTGGGGATGATGTACACCTCGGGCACGACGGGCCCGCCGAAGGGCGTCGTCGCCACGAACTACGACCTGACCCCGCTCGTCAAGCTGCTCGAGTCCTCGGGCGTCCAGGCCGGCGAGACGATGTACACCGGCCTGCCGCTGTTCCACGGCAACGCGCTGCTGGCGTCCGCGATCGGCTCGATCTTCCTCGACGCGAAGCTCGCCCTCGCCCCGCGCTTCACGGCGTCAGGACTCTTCGACCAGTGCCGCCGCTACGACGCGGTCGAGTTCAACGCGCTCGGCGGCATGATCTCGATCCTGCTCAAGCAGCCGCCGCGCCCCGACGACCGCGACCACCCGGTGCGCACCGTGCTGTCGGCCGGCTGCCCGCCGGACCGCTGGCGCGAGTTCGAGGAGCGCTTCGGCGTGAAGATCATCGAGTGGTTCGGCATGGTCGACGCGCCGGGCATCCTCCTCAACGACGAGGGCAAGGTCGGCTCGATGGGCAAGTCCGGCATCTCGGGCGTCGAGTTCCGCGTCGTCGGCGACGACGATCAGCCGCTGCCGCCGGGGCAGATCGGCGAGCTCGTCTTCCGCCACCCGATGGGCCAGCTGACCCACTACCACAAGCTCTCCGAGGCGACCGAGGCCGCCTACCGCGGCGGCTGGTTTCACTCCGGCGATCTCGCGGAGGTCGACGACGAGGGCTTCTTCTACTACAAGGGCCGCAAGAAGGAGTCGATGCGGCGGTTGGGCGAGAACATCTCCGCCTGGGAGATCGAGACGGTGCTCAACGCGCACCCCGCCGTGCTCGACAGCGCCGCCCACGCGGTCCAGTCGGAGCTCGGCGAGGACGAGGTGAAGGTCTGCATCGTCGTGCGGCCCGGCGAGCAGCCGGCGCCCGAGCAGATCCTCGACTTCTGCGTCGACAAGATGGCCCGGCACGCCATTCCGCGCTACGTCGAGTTCGTCGACGAGCTGCCGAAGACCGCGACGGAGCGCAACCAGTACGCCACACTGAAGGCACGCGGCCTCACGCCCGAGACGTGGGACCGCGAGCAGGTCGGATACCAGCTCAAGCGGCCGGAGAGGACGAAAGCATGACCGACGTCGAGATCATCGGCGCATCGATGACGCGCTTTGGCAAGTTCCCCGACAGCAACATCCGCACGCTCGCCGAGGAAGCCGTCAGCGGCGCCCTGGCCGACGCCGGCCTGACCGCCCAGGACGTCGAGATGGTGTTCTTCGCCAATGCCGTCGCGGGCATCCTCACGGGCCAGGAGATGATCCGCGGGCAGGCCGCGCTGCGTCACACCGGCCTGCTGGGGCTGCCGATGGTCAACGTGGAGAACGCGTGCGCGTCGGCGTCCACCGCGTTCCAGCTCGCGGTCAGCGCGGTGGCCTCCGGGTCGGTCGAGGTGGCCGTCGCGGTCGGCTCCGAGAAGCTGACGCACGAGGACAAGGCGAAGTCGTTCGCGGCGATCGGCACGGCGGTGGACCTGTTCGAGGTCGACAAGCTGAAGGCGTGGACGCGCACGCCGCAGCCCGTGGGCGCGGGCTCGTCGGGCTCGCCGCTGCCCGAGGAGGCCGAGGTCGAGCCCGAGGGCAACCGCTCGTTCTTCATGGACATCTACGCGGCGAACACGCGCGCGTACATGGAGCGGACGGGGGCGACCCGCGAGGACTTCGCCCAGGTCGCGGTCAAGAGCCACGACCACGCGGCGCTGAACCCCAACGCGCAGTACCGCACCCCCGTGACGGTCGAGGAGGTGCTGGGCAGCCGCATGATCGCCGACCCGCTGACGCTGCTGATGTGCTCGCCGATCGGCGACGGCGCCGCCGCCGTGGTGGTGTGCTCGGCCGAGCGTGCGAAGCGCCTCGAGAACGTCGACCCGGTGCGGGTGCGGTCGTGCATCCTGACGTCGGGCACCGACCGTCTTCTCGGCGAGCTGCCGAGCGCGACCCGTGCGTCGCAGCGGGCCTACGAGGTCGCCGGCATCGGCCCGGAGGAGGTCGACGTCATCGAGCTGCACGACGCCGCCGCGCCCGCCGAGCTGATGACCTACGAGGAGATCGGCCTGTGCGCCCCGGGCGACGGGCCGGCGCTCCTGCGCTCGGGCGAGACGCGGCTCGGCGGCAGGCGCGTGGTGAACCCGAGCGGCGGGCTGCTGTCCAAGGGGCACCCCATCGGCGCGACGGGTTGCGGGCAGCTCGTCGAGCTGGCCGATCAGCTGCGGGGGCGCTGCGGCGCGCGCCAGGTGGAGGGCGCGCGGATCGCCCTGGCCGAGAACGGCGGCGGCTTCCTCGGAAGCGACGGCGCGGCCATGGTCGTCACGGTGCTGTCGAAGGACTAGTCAGAGAGCGAACGAGGAGAGACGCACATGGAGTTCAAGCAGGTCATCGGCGATCGCTCGACGATCCGCTTCTTCGACCCCGACAAGCCGGTCGAGCCCGAGAAGATCCAGATCATGCTCGAGGCGGCCAACCGCTCGTCACGCGCGGTCAACGCCGACTTCGTCAAGGCCGTCGTGGTGTTC from Capillimicrobium parvum encodes the following:
- the cofD gene encoding 2-phospho-L-lactate transferase; the protein is MTAIVGIGGGIGASRLWRVLAAATDPSRLTLVVNTGDDIWHRGLRICPDLDTTLYALSDRQDVERGWGLRDETFRCMEELRALGEEVWFNLGDRDLATHLLRTELLRDGAGLAEVTARLAAAMGVAARVLPATEQEVVTTIETADGRRLHYEEFLVREQVRPPVRAVVYDGADAARPAPGVLDAIAGADLIVLAPSSPPASIAPVLAVPGVRDAICAARAPVVAVSPIVSGVPLEDPGDRGRAEARAALLGCAGVAPTATGVAGVYRHLCDRFVLDTADDAELPAVRELGLDAVAVPTLLHRGAPAQPLLDTLLTVPAEAPWS
- a CDS encoding AMP-binding protein, which translates into the protein MARAQGPIEQLIRTRVADHPDATWLKWKDEEFSWAQVLSHSQRAANGLLELGVRPGERVALMMANRPEFLWVHFGILLIGAHSVPVNISQRGRTLAYILADCDATAVVFQEDLREAVLGVRDEVPTLRHLVVADGPVGGGVDWDLERLLSADDREPDVDVEEGATGGVGMMYTSGTTGPPKGVVATNYDLTPLVKLLESSGVQAGETMYTGLPLFHGNALLASAIGSIFLDAKLALAPRFTASGLFDQCRRYDAVEFNALGGMISILLKQPPRPDDRDHPVRTVLSAGCPPDRWREFEERFGVKIIEWFGMVDAPGILLNDEGKVGSMGKSGISGVEFRVVGDDDQPLPPGQIGELVFRHPMGQLTHYHKLSEATEAAYRGGWFHSGDLAEVDDEGFFYYKGRKKESMRRLGENISAWEIETVLNAHPAVLDSAAHAVQSELGEDEVKVCIVVRPGEQPAPEQILDFCVDKMARHAIPRYVEFVDELPKTATERNQYATLKARGLTPETWDREQVGYQLKRPERTKA
- a CDS encoding thiolase family protein, giving the protein MTDVEIIGASMTRFGKFPDSNIRTLAEEAVSGALADAGLTAQDVEMVFFANAVAGILTGQEMIRGQAALRHTGLLGLPMVNVENACASASTAFQLAVSAVASGSVEVAVAVGSEKLTHEDKAKSFAAIGTAVDLFEVDKLKAWTRTPQPVGAGSSGSPLPEEAEVEPEGNRSFFMDIYAANTRAYMERTGATREDFAQVAVKSHDHAALNPNAQYRTPVTVEEVLGSRMIADPLTLLMCSPIGDGAAAVVVCSAERAKRLENVDPVRVRSCILTSGTDRLLGELPSATRASQRAYEVAGIGPEEVDVIELHDAAAPAELMTYEEIGLCAPGDGPALLRSGETRLGGRRVVNPSGGLLSKGHPIGATGCGQLVELADQLRGRCGARQVEGARIALAENGGGFLGSDGAAMVVTVLSKD